A genomic region of Microlunatus sagamiharensis contains the following coding sequences:
- a CDS encoding phage holin family protein gives MRFLLRLVANAAALAVATWLLAGIQLTASGTGDKVLVLLVVALIFGVVNAVVKPVFTAVTACIVLLTLGLFLLVINALMLLLTSWVAGQIGIGWYVDGFWTALLGAIIVSVVSFVLNAFLPDRNQPPRRLRGTRA, from the coding sequence GTGCGCTTCCTCCTCCGGCTCGTCGCCAACGCGGCCGCCCTCGCCGTCGCCACCTGGCTCCTCGCCGGCATCCAGCTGACGGCGTCCGGCACCGGTGACAAGGTGCTCGTCCTGCTCGTCGTCGCTCTGATCTTCGGCGTGGTCAACGCGGTCGTGAAGCCCGTCTTCACCGCGGTCACCGCCTGCATCGTGCTGCTGACGCTCGGGCTCTTCCTGCTCGTCATCAACGCGCTGATGCTGCTGCTCACGTCGTGGGTGGCCGGCCAGATCGGCATCGGCTGGTACGTCGACGGCTTCTGGACCGCGCTGCTGGGCGCGATCATCGTGTCGGTCGTGAGCTTCGTGCTGAACGCCTTCCTGCCCGACCGCAACCAGCCGCCGCGCCGCCTGCGCGGCACCCGGGCGTGA
- a CDS encoding NAD-dependent epimerase/dehydratase family protein translates to MHIVVTGGSGKLGGVVVEHLLSLGHQVTNVDAKPVPDGGLGAGARFLRIDLTDYGQVVEALTGIDDAYTSVDAVVHLAAIPAPGLTANAATFGNNVPSTFHVFQAAKLAGIHKVVWASSETVLGLPFDAPPAYVPVDEAVHEPNSTYSLGKVVEEAMAAQFCRWDPGLSMVGLRFSNVMRVEDYADFGGYTADQRRFNLWSYIDARDAAQAVELALAYEPRGMEVFVIASPDVVPHVPVEQLLRERFGEVEHTRELGEYESPLSIDKARSLLGYDPQHSWRDHTEQGA, encoded by the coding sequence ATGCACATCGTCGTCACGGGTGGGTCCGGCAAGCTCGGCGGGGTCGTGGTGGAGCACCTGCTCTCCCTCGGCCACCAGGTCACGAACGTCGACGCGAAGCCGGTGCCCGACGGGGGCCTCGGCGCGGGCGCGCGGTTCCTGCGGATCGACCTGACCGACTACGGCCAGGTCGTCGAGGCGCTCACCGGGATCGACGACGCGTACACGTCCGTGGACGCCGTCGTCCACCTCGCCGCGATCCCGGCGCCGGGGCTGACGGCCAACGCCGCGACGTTCGGCAACAACGTGCCCTCGACGTTCCACGTCTTCCAGGCCGCCAAGCTGGCGGGCATCCACAAGGTCGTCTGGGCCTCGAGCGAGACGGTGCTCGGGCTGCCCTTCGACGCCCCGCCCGCGTACGTGCCCGTCGACGAGGCCGTGCACGAGCCCAACTCGACCTACTCGCTCGGCAAGGTCGTCGAGGAGGCGATGGCGGCGCAGTTCTGCCGCTGGGACCCGGGGCTGTCGATGGTCGGGCTGCGTTTCTCCAACGTCATGCGCGTCGAGGACTACGCCGACTTCGGCGGCTACACCGCCGACCAGCGCCGGTTCAACCTCTGGTCCTACATCGACGCGCGCGACGCGGCCCAGGCCGTCGAGCTCGCGCTCGCGTACGAGCCGCGGGGCATGGAGGTCTTCGTCATCGCCTCGCCCGACGTGGTGCCGCACGTGCCGGTCGAGCAGCTGCTCCGGGAGCGGTTCGGGGAGGTCGAGCACACCCGCGAGCTCGGCGAGTACGAGTCGCCGCTGAGCATCGACAAGGCCCGTTCCCTGCTCGGCTACGACCCCCAGCACAGCTGGCGCGACCACACGGAGCAGGGAGCCTGA
- a CDS encoding aldo/keto reductase, producing MDYVKLGSTGLDVSPICLGCMTYGDPARGNHAWSLPEDQSRPFFERAVEAGINFFDTADAYSDGSSEEITGRALKKLIPREDLVLATKVFNPMRPGRPNGRGLSRKAILTGIDASLTRLGMDHVDLYQIHRWDYGTPIEETMEALHDVVKSGKARYIGASSMYAWQFQKAQNIALTNGWTPFVTMQDHYNLLAREEEREMLPYCLDSGVGVIPWSPLARGKLTRAWDSETSRSETDEFGKTLYADTDREIVQAVLDVAQARGAAPASVALAWVMRHPAVSSPIVGASKPHHLDDALAAIDLELTDDEVATLEASYTPRDNSGFQ from the coding sequence ATGGACTACGTGAAGCTCGGCAGCACCGGCCTGGACGTCTCCCCGATCTGCCTCGGCTGCATGACGTACGGCGACCCCGCCCGCGGCAACCACGCCTGGTCGCTGCCCGAGGACCAGTCGCGCCCGTTCTTCGAGCGGGCCGTCGAGGCGGGGATCAACTTCTTCGACACCGCCGACGCCTACTCCGACGGCTCCAGCGAGGAGATCACCGGACGCGCGCTGAAGAAGCTCATCCCGCGCGAGGACCTCGTGCTCGCGACGAAGGTCTTCAACCCGATGCGCCCCGGCCGACCTAACGGCCGCGGCCTGTCGCGCAAGGCGATCCTCACGGGCATCGACGCCTCGCTGACCCGGCTCGGCATGGACCACGTGGACCTCTACCAGATCCACCGCTGGGACTACGGCACGCCGATCGAGGAGACGATGGAGGCCCTCCACGACGTCGTGAAGTCGGGCAAGGCCCGCTACATCGGCGCCTCCTCGATGTACGCGTGGCAGTTCCAGAAGGCCCAGAACATCGCGCTCACCAACGGCTGGACGCCCTTCGTGACGATGCAGGACCACTACAACCTCCTCGCCCGCGAGGAGGAGCGCGAGATGCTGCCGTACTGCCTCGACTCCGGCGTCGGCGTCATCCCCTGGAGCCCGCTGGCCCGCGGCAAGCTCACCCGCGCCTGGGACTCCGAGACGAGCCGCAGCGAGACCGACGAGTTCGGCAAGACGCTCTACGCCGACACCGACCGCGAGATCGTCCAGGCCGTGCTCGACGTGGCGCAGGCCCGCGGCGCGGCCCCGGCGAGCGTCGCCCTCGCCTGGGTCATGCGCCACCCGGCGGTGTCCTCGCCCATCGTCGGCGCCTCCAAGCCTCACCACCTCGACGACGCCCTCGCCGCGATCGACCTCGAGCTCACCGACGACGAGGTCGCGACCCTCGAGGCCTCCTACACCCCGCGCGACAACTCCGGGTTCCAGTGA
- a CDS encoding MBL fold metallo-hydrolase — protein MTARVDHTVTSGTFSLDGQTYDVDNNVWVVGDDAECVVIDAPHDVEAILGVVGTRRVVAIVCTHGHDDHVRFAPDLGHVTGAPVLLNPAESEVWHLTHDQDPDGELVDGQTIAVAGTSLQVIATPGHSPGGVCLYARDLGVLFTGDTLFNGGPGATGRSFSDKDVLVASIRERLFALPDDTVVKTGHGDDTTLGAERANV, from the coding sequence GTGACCGCGCGCGTCGACCACACCGTGACGTCGGGGACCTTCAGCCTCGACGGGCAGACCTACGACGTCGACAACAACGTCTGGGTCGTCGGCGACGACGCCGAGTGCGTCGTGATCGACGCGCCGCACGACGTCGAGGCGATCCTCGGCGTGGTCGGCACGCGCCGCGTCGTGGCGATCGTCTGCACGCACGGCCACGACGACCACGTGCGGTTCGCCCCGGACCTCGGGCACGTCACCGGGGCGCCCGTCCTGCTGAACCCCGCCGAGTCCGAGGTCTGGCACCTCACCCACGACCAGGACCCGGACGGCGAGCTCGTCGACGGCCAGACGATCGCGGTCGCGGGCACCTCGCTCCAGGTGATCGCCACGCCGGGGCACTCCCCCGGCGGCGTCTGCCTCTACGCCCGCGACCTCGGCGTGCTCTTCACCGGCGACACGCTGTTCAACGGCGGCCCGGGGGCGACAGGCCGCTCGTTCAGCGACAAGGACGTGCTGGTCGCGTCCATCCGCGAGCGCCTCTTCGCCCTCCCCGACGACACCGTCGTCAAGACCGGCCACGGCGACGACACCACGCTCGGCGCCGAGCGCGCGAACGTGTGA
- a CDS encoding S-(hydroxymethyl)mycothiol dehydrogenase — MPQQVQGIIARSKGAPVEKVTINVPDAGPGEAVVRVLTCGVCHTDLHYREGGIGDDYPYLLGHEAAGIVEQVGDDVRDLEPGDYVILNWRAVCGTCRACRRGRPWYCFNTFNATQKMTLEDGTELSPALGIGAFIDKTLVAAGQCTKVDPRARPAAAGLLGCGVMAGLGAAINTGGVTRGDSVAVIGCGGVGAAAIAGASLAGAGTIIAIDVDERKLAVARALGATEAVNAKDADAVEAMQALTGGFGPDVVIDAVGRPETWLQAFYGRDLAGTVVLVGVPTPDMKLELPLLDVFGRGGSLKSSWYGDCLPDRDFPMLIDLYLQGRLPLDTFVTEEIGIDDVDEAFLRMKTGDVLRSVVVLDDTSPVAIGGRTNSPATDEVGA; from the coding sequence GTGCCTCAGCAGGTGCAGGGGATCATCGCGCGGAGCAAGGGTGCGCCGGTCGAGAAGGTGACCATCAACGTGCCCGACGCGGGCCCGGGCGAGGCCGTCGTCCGCGTCCTGACGTGCGGGGTGTGCCACACCGACCTGCACTACCGCGAGGGCGGGATCGGCGACGACTACCCGTACCTGCTCGGTCACGAGGCCGCCGGCATCGTCGAGCAGGTCGGCGACGACGTGCGCGACCTCGAGCCCGGCGACTACGTCATCCTCAACTGGCGGGCCGTCTGCGGCACCTGCCGGGCCTGCCGGCGCGGTCGGCCCTGGTACTGCTTCAACACCTTCAACGCGACGCAGAAGATGACGCTGGAGGACGGCACCGAGCTGTCCCCGGCGCTCGGCATCGGCGCGTTCATCGACAAGACGCTCGTCGCCGCGGGCCAGTGCACCAAGGTCGACCCGCGGGCCCGTCCCGCGGCCGCCGGGCTGCTCGGCTGCGGCGTGATGGCCGGCCTGGGCGCGGCGATCAACACCGGCGGCGTGACCCGCGGCGACTCGGTCGCGGTGATCGGCTGCGGCGGCGTGGGGGCCGCGGCCATCGCCGGCGCCAGCCTGGCCGGCGCGGGGACGATCATCGCGATCGACGTGGACGAGCGGAAGCTCGCCGTCGCCCGTGCGCTGGGTGCGACCGAGGCGGTGAACGCGAAGGACGCCGACGCAGTCGAGGCGATGCAGGCGCTGACCGGCGGGTTCGGTCCTGACGTCGTCATCGACGCGGTCGGCCGGCCCGAGACCTGGCTCCAGGCCTTCTACGGCCGCGACCTCGCCGGGACCGTCGTGCTCGTCGGGGTTCCGACGCCGGACATGAAGCTCGAGCTGCCGCTGCTCGACGTCTTCGGGCGTGGCGGTTCGCTGAAGTCGAGCTGGTACGGCGACTGCCTGCCCGACCGCGACTTCCCGATGCTCATCGACCTCTACCTGCAGGGCCGGCTCCCGCTCGACACCTTCGTGACCGAGGAGATCGGGATCGACGACGTCGACGAGGCCTTCCTGCGGATGAAGACCGGCGACGTGCTCCGCTCGGTGGTCGTGCTCGACGACACCTCGCCCGTCGCGATCGGCGGCCGGACGAACTCCCCGGCCACCGACGAGGTGGGGGCGTGA
- a CDS encoding DUF4352 domain-containing protein, with product MSATPASPRTGPRTVGRSRVVGVVLAILLVTLAAVAYRLSDPGASEQYASSDLVRAPLDVATGYQSGRVVVSDVRVASELTEGDDTFRTEGLFVVVHLAVQAPGRDEVTVSGSRLLSREGTTYRPAFSLGTITKAEPGFETSRDLVFEVDPARIDGLTLELWDQGLTYRYFDRTQTPLGITAANAAQWREAGTGRTVEVLRDDLVQALA from the coding sequence ATGAGCGCGACCCCCGCGTCCCCCCGTACGGGCCCCCGCACCGTCGGGCGCTCCCGCGTCGTCGGGGTCGTGCTCGCGATCCTCCTCGTCACCCTCGCCGCCGTCGCCTACCGCCTGAGCGACCCCGGCGCCTCGGAGCAGTACGCCTCCTCCGACCTCGTGCGCGCCCCGCTCGACGTCGCCACGGGCTACCAGTCGGGCCGCGTCGTGGTCAGCGACGTGCGAGTCGCCTCCGAGCTCACGGAGGGTGACGACACCTTCCGCACGGAGGGGCTCTTCGTCGTCGTCCACCTGGCCGTGCAGGCGCCCGGCCGCGACGAGGTCACGGTCTCGGGCAGCCGGCTGCTGAGCCGCGAGGGGACCACCTACCGGCCGGCCTTCTCCCTCGGCACCATCACCAAGGCCGAGCCCGGCTTCGAGACCTCCCGCGACCTGGTCTTCGAGGTCGACCCCGCCCGCATCGACGGCCTCACCCTCGAGCTGTGGGACCAGGGCCTCACCTACCGCTACTTCGACCGGACCCAGACCCCGCTCGGCATCACCGCGGCCAACGCCGCGCAGTGGCGCGAGGCCGGGACCGGCCGCACGGTCGAGGTGCTCCGCGACGACCTCGTGCAGGCGCTCGCGTGA